One window of Watersipora subatra chromosome 3, tzWatSuba1.1, whole genome shotgun sequence genomic DNA carries:
- the LOC137391647 gene encoding U-actitoxin-Avd3i-like — MKILQVMMLLTCFAAVYAQSDRSVCQLPVVPGPCRASIRRWAFRDGRCVRFTYGGCQGNDNNFQTRSECEERCGRRGNTPRRCFARQRDLAVCRTSRTTWVRNTNMEDARRCIQVPRCGRYGFRSRRACERRCFN, encoded by the exons ATGAAGATCCTTCAGGTGATGATGTTGCTGACGTGCTTTGCTGCCGTTTATGCACAGAGTGACCGAAGCGTTTGTCAGCTGCCAGTAGTACCTGGGCCATGCAGGGCATCTATTCGTAGGTGGGCCTTTCGTGATGGTCGTTGTGTTCGATTCACTTACGGAGGCTGTCAGGGAAACGATAACAACTTtca GACACGCAGCGAATGTGAAGAGCGTTGTGGGAGAAGAGGTAACACTCCGAGGAGATGTTTTGCAAGGCAGCGAGACTTGGCTGTATGCAGGACAAGCAGGACTACTTGGGTCCGAAACACAAACATGGAGGATGCGCGAAGGTGCATTCAGGTGCCCCGCTGTGGAAGATATGGGTTCAG GTCAAGGCGGGCCTGTGAGAGGAGATGTTTTAACTAA
- the LOC137391085 gene encoding gamma-tubulin complex component 4-like isoform X2, with the protein MMDEDITLSYIQSRLEDKQYTLLFPALHQFIEELESRKLHGCQLLGLVDKQLVSGVPIVQRAMNILRFKLHKVLYKQLSPWLLQGHLADPYQEFFVHKVRKTKSLTSAGNQDEELGIGGISGKQLLHIQGASQENKDKKDGAYFEQFSLRGDMLPPYLSIRVLHKIVFIGESVDMFENNDSIDVKSTILKDKAMEYSRYLHQLSEAKTFSVLELENAVDTIRKCVTERLWEYVVQESKLKEQLFRIKDIFLLGRSDLYLSLIDGADRLLSCPPNPMTTNDINRIFQQVVRSLNMNDEKLQSFKLLVSSVRADGTKAKENGWTILSIQYKAEWPLHVFFTTVALERYNVIFKFLLAVKKTQVALHKAWKEQMCRGKKLALGKEEAWLHQIRNHMQFLVDNLQMYLQLDVIESQHQEMLDRIDNSKDFEIIRSAHETFQTNLLSQCFLLNVPVNHCLMCILESCNSFCTILRSCDGSLSPDQIEHCQSLQTMFQKQTLLLFKILTSTKTHQRNPYLVQLLLRIDFNKYFSSSGQQLGGDVGGNCLP; encoded by the exons CTTCATGGATGCCAGCTACTCGGTTTGGTGGACAAGCAGTTGGTCAGCGGAGTTCCTATCGTTCAGAGAGCCATGAATAT CCTCAGGTTCAAATTGCATAAAGTCCTTTACAAGCAGTTGTCTCCATGGCTGCTGCAGGGTCACCTCGCTGACCCCTACCAAGAGTTTTTTGTGCACAAAGTCCGCAAGACTAAATCTTTGACATCTGCTGGCAATCAGGATGAAGAGCTCGGCATCGGTGGCATTAGTGGCAAGCAGCTTCTCCACATACAG GGTGCTTCCCAAGAGAACAAGGATAAAAAGGATGGTGCGTACTTTGAGCAATTCAGTTTGAGGGGGGACATGCTGCCACCCTACCTTTCTATTCGAGTTCTACATAAAATAGTCTTCATCGGTGAATCTGTGGATATGTTTGAGAACAATGACAGTATTGATGTCAAAA GTACAATTCTCAAGGATAAAGCTATGGAATATTCTCGCTATCTTCACCAGCTGTCAGAAGCAAAGACCTTTTCTGTGCTGGAGCTAGAAAACGCTGTTGACACTATAAGAAAGTGTGTCACTGAG AGACTGTGGGAGTATGTGGTGCAAGAGTCGAAACTAAAAGAACAGCTCTTCAGAATCAAAGACATATTCCTGCTTGGTCGCAGTGACTTGTACTTGTCACTCATAGATGGAGCTGAcagacttctctcatgtccacCCAACCCTATGACTACAAATG ATATTAATAGAATCTTCCAGCAGGTCGTTCGCAGTCTCAACATGAACGATGAAAAGTTGCAATCATTTAAATTGCTGGTGAGCTCAGTGAGAGCTGATGGTACTAAGGCTAAAGAGAATGGCTGGACAATATTATCTATTCAGTACAAGGCTGAGTGGCCCCTACATGTTTTCTTTACGACTGTCGCTCTTGAACG GTACAATGTAATATTCAAGTTTTTGCTGGCTGTAAAAAAGACTCAGGTGGCCTTGCACAAGGCGTGGAAAGAACAAATGTGTCGGGGAAAAAAGCTGGCTTTGGGGAAGGAAGAGGCATGGCTTCACCAAATTCGTAACCACATGCAGTTTTTAGTCGACAACCTGCAGATGTATCTACAG CTAGATGTGATCGAGTCACAGCATCAGGAGATGCTAGAcaggatagacaactccaaagattTTGAAATAATTCGATCGGCACATGAGACATTCCAGACTAACCTTCTCTCCCAG TGTTTCCTGTTGAATGTACCCGTCAACCACTGTCTCATGTGTATCCTTGAGAGCTGCAATTCCTTCTGTACAATTCTCCGCTCATGCGATGGCTCGCTCTCACCCGACCAGATCGAGCACTGTCAGTCTCTTCAAACC ATGTTCCAGAAGCAGACCTTGCTGTTATTCAAGATTCTCACTAGTACCAAGACCCACCAGAGGAACCCGTATCTGGTTCAGCTTTTGTTAAGAATTGACTTTAATAAGTACTTCTCGTCATCAGGGCAGCAGCTGGGTGGAGATGTTGGTGGTAATTGTCTCCCTTGA